Proteins from one Dromiciops gliroides isolate mDroGli1 chromosome 6, mDroGli1.pri, whole genome shotgun sequence genomic window:
- the LOC122731907 gene encoding olfactory receptor 5D18-like produces MRNADRNKTDIIFILLGFSDYPELQIPLFLVFLVIYIITVTGNLGMIVIIRINPKLHTPMYFFLSHLSFIDFCYSTAITPKLLQILVVEDRTISFTPCIMQYSFAVICVVTEAFLLAVMAYDRFVAICNPLLYIVVMSQKRCALLMTAVYTWGIISSSVFIYSLLIRSFSKTNIINNFLCEYSAIVSVSFPDQRIVETIFIILANFNTFLTLTIVLTSYVFIFVTILKIQSVSGRYKAFSTCASHLTGVTIFFGIILFLYCVPSSKTSWLLIRVSTVFYTVVVPMLNPLIYSLRNNDVKETITKLMDLAVGCHNGWGFGPGLSRH; encoded by the coding sequence ATGAGGAATGCTGACAGAAATAAGACTGATATCATCTTCATCCTTTTAGGATTCTCTGATTACCCAGAGCTCCAGATCCCTTTATTCCTGGTATTCCTGGTGATATATATAATCACTGTAACAGGAAACTTGGGCATGATTGTGATCATCAGGATTAACCCCAAACTCCACACCCCCATGTACTTTTTCCTTAGTCATCTGTCTTTTATAGATTTCTGTTACTCTACTGCAATTACACCTAAATTGTTACAAATCTTGGTTGTGGAAGACAGAACCATCTCTTTTACTCCTTGCATCATGCAATATTCATTTGCTGTCATCTGTGTGGTCACAGAGGCATTCTTATTAGCAGTGATGGCCTATGACCGCTTTGTGGCAATTTGCAATCCATTGTTATATATAGTTGTCATGTCCCAGAAACGCTGTGCCCTATTGATGACAGCAGTATATACATGGGGGATAATTTCTTCTAGTGTATTTATCTACTCTCTCCTTATAAGGTCATTTTCTAAGACCAATATCATTAATAATTTTCTATGTGAGTATTCTGCtattgtttctgtctcttttcctgaTCAACGTATTGTAGAGACAATCTTTATTATCCTTGCTAATTTTAATACATTTCTCACCCTCACTATTGTACTCACAtcctatgtttttatttttgtcactatCCTGAAGATACAATCAGTCAGTGGGAGATATAAAGCTTTTTCCACTTGTGCTTCCCACCTGACAGGTGTTACCATCTTCTTTGGAATCATCCTCTTCCTCTACTGTGTTCCTAGTTCCAAAACTTCATGGCTTCTCATAAGAGTAAGCACTGTGTTTTATACAGTGGTGGTCCCCATGCTGAACCCCTTAATATACAGTTTAAGGAACAATGATGTAAAAGAAACTATCACCAAATTAATGGATCTTGCAGTTGGGTGCCACAATGGATGGGGTTTTGGCCCTGGGCTCAGCAGGCACTGA